From the Firmicutes bacterium CAG:345 genome, the window ATAAATTGACTCATTAGTTTGTTCTGTTGTAATCCAATAATATAATGTAAATGTTGAATAATCACCAGAAACTCTTAAGAATGATTCAAGAGCAAACGATACAAGAGGAATAATGGCAAAGAAAGCTGCATATAAAACAACAATTGTAGTAATAACTGGTTTTGCAACTTTTCCAAGTTTAACAAGAGAAATTTGTGAAGATTTACCTGTTACTGTGGTAAATGATCTTTTTGAATTAGTAATAAATTGATTAAATAAGAGAATTACAATACTGAATAACATCAATACTGTAGCCATAACATAACCTTGACCTTTATATTGAGAACCATTAATAAGATTCTTCATTTGTAAAGAAAGAGTCATGAAACCACTTTTTGTTCCTAAAAATGCAGGAACTGTATAACTACTAATAGAACTAGCAAAAACTAATAATACTGTAGAAATAAGAGCAGGCATAACAATTGGTAAAGTGATTCTTCTTAAAATTTTGAATCGAGAAGCTTTCAAAATTGTAGCAGCCTCTTCTAAGTTTGCATCCATATTTCGCAAAATACCACCAATTAAGATATAAGCAAATGGTGCATAGTGAATACCTAAACATATTGCACAAGGCCAGAATCCATAAACAAAGCTCGCTGGTACAGCAATATGTGTCAGTGATTGGAGCATCCCTACTTGAGCTTGGGTGCCTTCCAAATAAACATTATTTTTGAAAAAGTTTTCCCAGAACATTGCAATCGACCAACTTGGCATAATATATGGGAAAACAAATACAGTTGAAATAAATTTTTTAGCTGGGAAATCACTTCTTGTAATAAGCCAAGCAATTCCTCCACCAACAAATAATGAAATAAGACAAGCAACTAAAGCCATCAATACTGAATTTAATAAAGGCTTATAAAATACGTTGATAGAATAATAATAGTCTTCTTTTGATACTTCAGAAAATATACCTATCCAATGGTCCATAGTTAGTGCACCAACAGCCTTATGAAGTCTTAATGATTCACCTTGATGGACAAGAATTGTATTATATAGAAGATATACTAAAGGAATAACAACAGTAATAGTTAATAATATTGCAAAAATAACTAATATAATATTTGATGGTTTAGAAAAATATGTTTTCAATGCATTTAATATTTTTCCAAACTTAGACAATTCATCTTTATTTTTGCCCTCAGGAGTCTTATTTTCATCTAAAGATAATGTTTCGTTCATTTTTACTCCTTATCTTAGATAAAGTGGTGCAACTTTAAGCTGCACCACTAAACTTCTTTTTTTAAAATTTATTATTTGCCTTCGTATTGTTTGACAAATTTAGAAACATCGCCATAATTTTGAGCAACAATTGTTGGATCTTCAACAACTAAGCGATCTTTCCACCATGCTAATTCTTTATCATTAGAAGCAATAGTAGTTGTGTGGTTAGTTGAATAATAACCAGCTTTTGATCCCCAAGCATTTTCAAATCCAGCCTTGGAAGTAATATAGCTTACTAATGCACAAGCTGCATAAGGATATTTAGCATTCGCAGCAACCATTGAATACATCTTATAGCAAAATCCACCAAAACCATCAACTTTATTGTCACCTAATTCAATAGATGGGAAAGTCAAGTTAGCAACGTTTTCTTTTCCATAACCTTCTTCATCTTTTAAGTCTTTGATCTTATTATAATTGACTAAAGCAACTGTACCACCTTTAGCTTTTGCGGTATCTTTACAAGCAGTACCATCAGAGCTATGTGCTTGAGAATTCTTTAAGAATTCAGCAATCCATTTATAACCAATATTCTTATAATCTGATTCAGCAACATAATCTTTATGATAGAAATTCTTATATGCTACTGTTAACTTATCAACCCATTCTTTAGAAGTTAACATAGTTAAGAAATTCATATTAACGTTTTCAGTAGTAGGAGTTTTAAATGATGGATTAGCAATATGTCCTTCATCGCTTGCAGAACCAGCAAGTTGCCAGACATTTGTTAAATAATTAGTTAATGAATGTTCTGTACCTTCACTATTGTAGTTATTGTACATGAAGACTTTGTTCAAATAGACTGCTGCCATTGGAACAGTATCATCAGCTGCAACATTTTGTGCTGCTTCTTTTGGTACAAAGTTCAATAAATAATTTGGTGCAAGCATTTCACTTTGGAGCATATTACCATCTTGTAATAAGACCATATCTGCAATATAACTCTTACTTTGGAAAGCTGTTGACAAATGATTATATAAGTCGGCATCACCTTCTTTAGTATTATTAACCTTAATACCTGTTTCTTCTGTAAAGGCTAAAATAGCTTTTTCTAATTGAGAAGAGTTTCCATAAACACTTACGGTATTATTTCCTACTTCTTCTTTAGCCTTTGCAACAAGTTCAGCATAACTTAACTTTTCAGCATCTGAAATTGCCTCATTTTTGTTATTATTTCCAGAATTAGGAGAACAAGCTGCTAACATTGAACAAGCTGCCAATAAAACTGGAACAAATTTTTTCATTTTCATATTTTCCTCCCGTGCTGAAACAAATGAATAATTTCAACACACATATACTACAACCCTCTTTTTGTATTTTCAAGTAAGCGTTTACATTTTCTATACATTTTCTTTACAAAAAGTTTAAAAAGCGCTTAAAAAATCTTTATTTTGAATTTTTGAATGATATACTTATTAAGAGAGGCAATTAAAATGAGTTTAGAAAATTTAAATAAAATGCTAAAAGATGCAGAAGATAATAACTATGCCGTTCCCCAATTTAACGTTTGGAATTTAGAATGGATTTCTGCTGTTCTAGATAAATGCCAAGAACTAAAAACTCCTGTAATTCTTGGCGTATCACAAAATGGTGCTAAATATATGGGTGGATTTTATGTCGTTACTCAAATGATAAAAGCATATATAAAGAAAAATAACATAACAATTCCTGTCGCAATTCATCTTGACCACGCTTCTTCTTTTGAAGCATGTAAAGAAGCTATAGATGAAGGCTTTACTTCTGTAATGATAGATGCTTCAAGAAAACCTTTTGAAGAAAATTTAGACATTACCAAAAAAGTGGTTGAATATGCTCATCCAAGAAATGTTACAGTTGAAGCAGAACTTGGAAAGGTTGGAGGAAAGGAAGAAGAAGTAGTCGCTGAATCTTTCTACGCTGATAAAAATGAATGCTTAAAGATGGTACAAGAAGCAAAAATTGATGCTCTTGCTCCTGCACTTGGATCTCAACATGGTTTTTATAAAGGCGAACCAAAATTAGGTTTAAAAGAAATGAAAGAAATACATGATTTGGTCAAATTACCTTTGGTTTTACATGGCGGTTCAGGAATTCCAGATGATCAAATTAAACAAACTATTAATTACGGAACGGTTAAAATTAACATCAATACAGATTGCCTTTGTGCTTGGGTTAAAATTGTTCATGAAATAATAAAAGAAAATCCACAAGAAATAGATCCAAGAAAAATTATCGGACCTGGTAAAAAAGGAATACAAGATGTTATAGAAAATCGTTGTCTAGTTTTCGGATCCATTGGAAAGGCAAATATCAATGGATAATCCTGGACTTTTCCAAGAAAGCAATAAAAAATATTCCATTACAAAAAGAATGATAATCTTCTTGATAGATGGAATATTAACTATCGGTACAATCTTCGCTTTATTTTTCGGAATATGCCAATTTATCATTCCTTCTTTAGCACATAATGAAATTTATAAATTAAATTCTTGGTATCAAGAAATTTGTATTTCAGAAAATGTTCCTTATACAGAAGGAACATATGGAATTTACAAAGTTGATTCTAAAAAATATATATTGCAGCTTTCCGAACAAGGTATAGAAGAAGATAAATTAATGGATACTTATCTTCAGAAAGTAGATGAGTTAGATGATAAATTAGCTAAAGTTGATGGTTACACTGAAACATATAGAAAATTCAATAGCATTTATCTTTTGAATTTTATAAGTTGCATTTGCGTAAGTACTTTAATTTTTGAATTAATCATTCCTCTTTGCAATAAAAGACATAAAACTATTGGCATGATGATTTTCAAATCAAATTTAGTAAATAGAGATAATATCGTTGCAAGTAACTCTAAAATTCTTTTGCGTTTCTTATTTATACAAATTATTGAATTAATTGCAGTATATCTTCTTATAAATTGGATAGGTATCCTTTTTGAAACATTAATTACTTTAGTATTAATATCTTTTACTGGAAATAGATATGCTTTGCACGATTTAGTTACAAATCTTCATGTTGAGGAACAATCAAAAAGCTTTACTGAATAAAGTGAACATATTTAATATGTTCACTTTTTTATAATAGAAAGAGAAAATTATGAACTATAATGAAGAATTTTTTACAAGATTACAAGAATTAATCAATCAATATAAAAATATTGATATTTCCGAAAATACTTTACTAATCGGAGCCTCACACTTTACTTTTTGGAAGGAAAAGGCAGAAGAAGATCTTTCGCCTAACCTTAAAGCAATAAATTTTGGCATCGGAGGAACAACCGCTTTATTTTGGAAAATCAATATGAATTTATTTAAAACTTTCAAATATCAACCCAAAAATATTTTATTGTCTATCGGTGGAAATGATATATCACAAAATTGTTCAAATGTAGAAACAATAAATAGAATAATTTCTGTATTCAATCAAATCAAAGATATTTTTCCAAAAACTAATATGTACTTTGTTGGTATGTTTTCTAGCCCTTGTAAAATTAAAGATGGAAGAAATCAAAAGCAAAAAGAAGTATCTTTAGCAATTGATCAATATATTGAAACTGAAAAGGATAAAAATCTATTTTATATAGATACCCATAATTTTGTATATAAAAACAATAGTAATATTTTCGATAACGCTTATAATAAAAATATTGACTTAAATTTATTTTTAGATGATAATCTTCACCTTAATCAAAATGGATTCAAGCTTTTTGGTGAAACAATAAAAAAGTATTTTACTAGTAAATATCAATAAACATTTTATTTATAAAAGTAAAAGTTGTTTCTATTGTTTAGCTATTTTATGCAATAAAAAAACTATTGTTATCAATATTAGTTATACTGAAAGCAATAGTTTTTATTTTTTATAAAGCTAAATTAGATTTATAGGTATCAATATCACTTTGAACTTTAGTAATTTCATCATTGAATGAAGTTTCATCGCCATCTTTTGTGACAGCCTTCATTTCAGACCAAGTCATTTCCATGCCTTCTGATCCAAATAAAGTTCCTATTTTTCCTGATTGAGCAGCAATATTTGTTCCAACGATTTTTAATTCATTATTTATATATAAATACGCCGAGGAATCTAAAACAACAAGTTTAAAACTAAACTCCATAGGTTCAACTAAATTATAAGAAGTAGAAGTACTTGGTGTATGATTGAAAGTCGCTGGATATAAAACTCCATTTTGCTTATTATCCCATAATAAGAAACGAGTATCATAGCCTTCATTAAATCTAATTTCAATATGAGCATTAGGGTTATGTGCTGTAATAATCCATTTGCCTTCAAGAACAAAGTTTCTGTTTAAAATATTTCCATCACCATTGATAATAGTTGTAGAAGAACCTACTGCATCATATTTTTCTTTAGTTATATCTTCAATTTTACCTTGCCTTTTTGAATCAACAACGCATGTTGACTTATAAAAATCTATATCACCTTTTACTAATGAAATAGCATTATTATAAGCTCCTTCATCTGTCGCTTTATTAGCAACGGTTAAATTTTTCCAAGATACGGCAATGTTTTCACCACCAAATTTAATTGGAATTAAATCTGTTACATCTGGCAAATCAATAGCAACAGCTCTTAATGTTCCATCGATATATAAATATGCATTATCATCAGTTACAACTAATTTAAACTTAACATTTAATTTTGAATCAAATTTATAACTGCTTGTTCCTCTGACATATCCAAAAGTAGCAACATCAAAAGAAGAAACATCACCACCATGGCCTCCCCAGAATAAAAATCTTTTTTCAGCATCTTCATTGAAGCAAATTTCAATATGAGGATTATTGCCTAATTCTTTAATATCCCATCCTCCTTCAAGGACAAAGTTTCTAGAAAGAACAGTACCATTATCAAATAATGCTCTAGATTGGAGAACTGTATCTTCTAATGAAACATCAAAATCTTCTAATGATTTTTTAGTAGATTCTCCAATTTCACATCCAGCATTTAATAACTCATCAACAAAAATTTGATAATATTCATTTTTAGGATGTGTATTATCTTTATACATCGATGGATCATGTCTATCAAATTTACTAGTGCTATCAACATATGTAATCCAATCTCTATCACCAGCCCATTTTTCCATTTCAGCATTAACAGCATCAACAATATCCCATTCACCATTATTTTGATAAGCTCTTTGAGTAATACCAAAATAATATAAATTTGTAGATGGATAACTTTCATGGAATCTTCTTAATAATCTTTGAGTATTATTAATTGTTTGATTGATAGAAGCTTTATCATCATAGACATTATTTGTTCCTAAATGAATAGCAATATTCTTTGGAGAATGATCGCCAAAAACTGTTTCATAATAAGTTTCCCAATCTTGTGTTGTTGTCGAAGATATGCCAAAAGCTTCTATATTATATTCAGGGAATTGTGTTGCATATCCTGTCCAGAAATTTCTGGCATCAAAATATGAATCTCCAACAAAATATGTTGTATCATCATTTTTATATTTTTTAGCAAGCTGCTTTGCATAACTTAAATAACCATTATCTTTATATTCGAAAGAATTTTCATCTACTTCATAGGCTATAACTTTAAACTTAGCACTATAGTGGGCACTTGTTGCTTCAACATCATACATACCTGCTTTTAATGGAGTAACAAGATGATTTTCTTCATCAATTTCTAAAGCTTTTGAATTATATTTATATGTCAGTTTTTCAATATGCTTTTCATTTTCATATTTTAAAACAAAATCTGATAATGGATAATTTCCTAAAGTTGCATAAACATTATTAATTGTCAATTTTCCATATTCTTGTAATGTATTAACATAAAATTTAGTTTCAAAATGTATAGAAGATGCAGTAATCTCAACCATTTCGCCAACTTTTAAAACAGAAATAACATCATTTTCAATTTTTATAGCTGTTTCATCATAAGTATAACTCAGTTTTTCACCCAAAGAACTATTTGAAAAAACAGGTTTAATTTCAAATGTATCATTTAAAGCTAAATCAATACTTTCAATACTAACTGTTCCATAATCAACATCGGTTGTTGAAGATGAACTTGAAGAAGATGATGAATTCAATGTGGAAGAACTAGTAGAAGAAGAACTTGAAGTAGAATTAGATGAAGTAGATGGTCTTACACTAGATGAACTTGTAGAAACACTTGAAGATGAACTACTAGATGAAGTAGTATTTCCACTACAAGATGCTAAAAGAGAAGGAAATAAAAGTAAACTTAATAATAAATATCTTTTTTTCATATAACCTCAAAATAAGCGGTATAGCGCTTACACGTTGATTATACACGATTACAATATTTATTTAATCATTAATTTTATTGATATTATATTTATAGTTTTTATCTCTATTTATTCAATTCATAATTTGATAGAATTTAAAAGAAGGTTAAATATGAAAACAAATAACATAGCAATGAAACAAATACTAATGGAAGCAGAAAAAGAAATCAATAAATTTTATAATTCTAAAAATTTTCTAGCTGCCATAATTACTGGCGAAGAAAAAGAATTATCTTTTGATTTGTATTCCAAAGAAGATTTAAAAACTCAAAAACTTAAGAGCATCCAGTTAGTAAAAGAATACAAGCCGCTTTGGTTAATTTATGAAGAAGAAAATAACATATATATTTTTTTTAAAAATAGCAATGGAAATATTGAAAATATAACATTAGAAGATATTCCTCATTGCATAAATTATTCACGCATTTAAAAAGATAGTTGGCAAGTTCCAACTATCTTTCTTTTTTATTTCTTTAACAAAGAAGTTAATTGTGAAACAATATCTCCGCTTCCGGTAACATTGATGCTTCCAATTTTATCTGATATCTTTTCTATAAATTCCATTTCTTTCAACTTATATAAAGTTGGGTTATCTTCCATCAATTTTGCAGTATTGAGTAAAGATCTTGTCGAAGCAACTTCTTCACGTCTAGTAATAACATTAGCTTGTGCTTTTTTAGTTGCAATTAAAACAGTATTCATAATATCACGCATATCGCCAGGAAGAATAATATCTTTGATTCCTACCTCAGTAATTGTAATATAATTTTTCTTTAAATCATCTTTGATAGCATCAAAAATATAATTTGCCATCTCATTTCTGCTGTCTAAAACTTCATCCAAAGTTTTAGTTCCAACATAATCACGTGCAGCAAATTGTAATTTTAAATATATTTGGCGACTGTAATCTTCATAGCATTCTATTACTTTAACAGGATCATCAACAAGATAATTACAAACTATATTAACACGAATAGTTGCCTTATCCTGTGTTAAAACCTCTTGTCCTGTCATATCGATATTTGTTTCTCTAACTGGTATATTCTCATATGTAACAACCTGAAGGTTTTTCCAATAAAAATATCTGCCTGGCTCTAAAACTTCAGATAATTTACCATCGATAAAGAGCAAGCCCTTTTTAAATTCTTCAATCATAACTGAAATGAAATATTTAGAAGGTATTTTCTCAAAAAGATAAATTGGAAAATCATCGGCTACTTTTGTATTTTTATAACTTGTTTTTATGAAAGTATTAACCCTATTTTCCTTTGAAAAAATATGCAAGCCACTTTCAAGAAAACAATCATAATTATCATCAACAAAATGAACGCCATACTCTTGATCGCCAACTTCGTAAAAATCAAACAAATCTTTAGCGCCTTCTTTTTCTAAAATATCTCTTTTAGAGATATACTTAGAAGAAATTTCTGCATTTAAATTTATTACTTCAATAAATGTTGATGGAAAATGATGATAAAGTCCAGCTTTAACAAACTTGATAAAACGACCTTTTTTAAACAATAAACCAACTTGATTTTGCTTAACTAATGTTTTCATATATTTCTAAATCCTCCTTTGTAAATTAAAGAAATCATCCAATTTCTAAAGCGGTCTAATAATTAAGTAGATTCGATTTTATAACGGGAGCTAAGCTATGGCTATAATTTCAAAAAAACGATATCCTCAAAAGAACAAGGCTTTTCGAAATTTGTCTTATCCGAAGATAAAACGGGATGATTGTAGTCAGTCTGTATCTCTATAGATCAAATAGTTCTTGATTTTTTACTAATGAAAAAACCGAGGTCAAAAAAGAACGCGGAGAGTCGAACTCCAAAAATCAATTTCGATTACAACGACCATGCTAGTTGTCGGGATTAAAATTAAAGGAATACACGAATGTGCACCGCAATATCTTTTAGAAATATCCGCACTAATTTTTTTCCAAAACCATTATACCACATAGCAAAAAAGAAATTATATATTCTTAGAATATAAAAACTTCGCCTGAATTTTTAATAATTCTCTTTTCCTTACGTTTAAAACAAGACTAAAATATGCTAAAATAAAATAAGAAAGGCAAATAATGAATAACAAATTTCTTC encodes:
- a CDS encoding aBC transporter permease protein (product inferred by homology to UniProt), with the protein product MNETLSLDENKTPEGKNKDELSKFGKILNALKTYFSKPSNIILVIFAILLTITVVIPLVYLLYNTILVHQGESLRLHKAVGALTMDHWIGIFSEVSKEDYYYSINVFYKPLLNSVLMALVACLISLFVGGGIAWLITRSDFPAKKFISTVFVFPYIMPSWSIAMFWENFFKNNVYLEGTQAQVGMLQSLTHIAVPASFVYGFWPCAICLGIHYAPFAYILIGGILRNMDANLEEAATILKASRFKILRRITLPIVMPALISTVLLVFASSISSYTVPAFLGTKSGFMTLSLQMKNLINGSQYKGQGYVMATVLMLFSIVILLFNQFITNSKRSFTTVTGKSSQISLVKLGKVAKPVITTIVVLYAAFFAIIPLVSFALESFLRVSGDYSTFTLYYWITTEQTNESIYGSVGILRNADIWKAFLNSLWISIVCAFIAGTFGILVGYGVAKRRGSKLSNYVSNLAFLPYLIPAMSFATIYLILSYTSALSFLNGSLVLLIVVGSIKFLPFASKSGTNAMLQLSNEIEEAAIIVGVPWWKRMVKVLFPIQKSSFISGYLLPFVSCMRELTLFVLLTGSSTILTAVLQNYEKYDCTQISNGINLIIILSVLIINVVVNKLTGASIDKGVGG
- a CDS encoding putative uncharacterized protein (product inferred by homology to UniProt), with the translated sequence MKMKKFVPVLLAACSMLAACSPNSGNNNKNEAISDAEKLSYAELVAKAKEEVGNNTVSVYGNSSQLEKAILAFTEETGIKVNNTKEGDADLYNHLSTAFQSKSYIADMVLLQDGNMLQSEMLAPNYLLNFVPKEAAQNVAADDTVPMAAVYLNKVFMYNNYNSEGTEHSLTNYLTNVWQLAGSASDEGHIANPSFKTPTTENVNMNFLTMLTSKEWVDKLTVAYKNFYHKDYVAESDYKNIGYKWIAEFLKNSQAHSSDGTACKDTAKAKGGTVALVNYNKIKDLKDEEGYGKENVANLTFPSIELGDNKVDGFGGFCYKMYSMVAANAKYPYAACALVSYITSKAGFENAWGSKAGYYSTNHTTTIASNDKELAWWKDRLVVEDPTIVAQNYGDVSKFVKQYEGK
- a CDS encoding fructose-bisphosphate aldolase (product inferred by homology to UniProt), coding for MSLENLNKMLKDAEDNNYAVPQFNVWNLEWISAVLDKCQELKTPVILGVSQNGAKYMGGFYVVTQMIKAYIKKNNITIPVAIHLDHASSFEACKEAIDEGFTSVMIDASRKPFEENLDITKKVVEYAHPRNVTVEAELGKVGGKEEEVVAESFYADKNECLKMVQEAKIDALAPALGSQHGFYKGEPKLGLKEMKEIHDLVKLPLVLHGGSGIPDDQIKQTINYGTVKININTDCLCAWVKIVHEIIKENPQEIDPRKIIGPGKKGIQDVIENRCLVFGSIGKANING
- a CDS encoding unknown (no significant homology to UniProt), with amino-acid sequence MDNPGLFQESNKKYSITKRMIIFLIDGILTIGTIFALFFGICQFIIPSLAHNEIYKLNSWYQEICISENVPYTEGTYGIYKVDSKKYILQLSEQGIEEDKLMDTYLQKVDELDDKLAKVDGYTETYRKFNSIYLLNFISCICVSTLIFELIIPLCNKRHKTIGMMIFKSNLVNRDNIVASNSKILLRFLFIQIIELIAVYLLINWIGILFETLITLVLISFTGNRYALHDLVTNLHVEEQSKSFTE
- a CDS encoding uncharacterized protein (product inferred by homology to UniProt), translating into MNYNEEFFTRLQELINQYKNIDISENTLLIGASHFTFWKEKAEEDLSPNLKAINFGIGGTTALFWKINMNLFKTFKYQPKNILLSIGGNDISQNCSNVETINRIISVFNQIKDIFPKTNMYFVGMFSSPCKIKDGRNQKQKEVSLAIDQYIETEKDKNLFYIDTHNFVYKNNSNIFDNAYNKNIDLNLFLDDNLHLNQNGFKLFGETIKKYFTSKYQ
- a CDS encoding unknown (no significant homology to UniProt), with amino-acid sequence MKKRYLLLSLLLFPSLLASCSGNTTSSSSSSSSVSTSSSSVRPSTSSNSTSSSSSTSSSTLNSSSSSSSSSTTDVDYGTVSIESIDLALNDTFEIKPVFSNSSLGEKLSYTYDETAIKIENDVISVLKVGEMVEITASSIHFETKFYVNTLQEYGKLTINNVYATLGNYPLSDFVLKYENEKHIEKLTYKYNSKALEIDEENHLVTPLKAGMYDVEATSAHYSAKFKVIAYEVDENSFEYKDNGYLSYAKQLAKKYKNDDTTYFVGDSYFDARNFWTGYATQFPEYNIEAFGISSTTTQDWETYYETVFGDHSPKNIAIHLGTNNVYDDKASINQTINNTQRLLRRFHESYPSTNLYYFGITQRAYQNNGEWDIVDAVNAEMEKWAGDRDWITYVDSTSKFDRHDPSMYKDNTHPKNEYYQIFVDELLNAGCEIGESTKKSLEDFDVSLEDTVLQSRALFDNGTVLSRNFVLEGGWDIKELGNNPHIEICFNEDAEKRFLFWGGHGGDVSSFDVATFGYVRGTSSYKFDSKLNVKFKLVVTDDNAYLYIDGTLRAVAIDLPDVTDLIPIKFGGENIAVSWKNLTVANKATDEGAYNNAISLVKGDIDFYKSTCVVDSKRQGKIEDITKEKYDAVGSSTTIINGDGNILNRNFVLEGKWIITAHNPNAHIEIRFNEGYDTRFLLWDNKQNGVLYPATFNHTPSTSTSYNLVEPMEFSFKLVVLDSSAYLYINNELKIVGTNIAAQSGKIGTLFGSEGMEMTWSEMKAVTKDGDETSFNDEITKVQSDIDTYKSNLAL
- a CDS encoding unknown (no significant homology to UniProt) is translated as MKTNNIAMKQILMEAEKEINKFYNSKNFLAAIITGEEKELSFDLYSKEDLKTQKLKSIQLVKEYKPLWLIYEEENNIYIFFKNSNGNIENITLEDIPHCINYSRI
- a CDS encoding membrane protease subunits stomatin/prohibitin homologs (product inferred by homology to UniProt) produces the protein MKTLVKQNQVGLLFKKGRFIKFVKAGLYHHFPSTFIEVINLNAEISSKYISKRDILEKEGAKDLFDFYEVGDQEYGVHFVDDNYDCFLESGLHIFSKENRVNTFIKTSYKNTKVADDFPIYLFEKIPSKYFISVMIEEFKKGLLFIDGKLSEVLEPGRYFYWKNLQVVTYENIPVRETNIDMTGQEVLTQDKATIRVNIVCNYLVDDPVKVIECYEDYSRQIYLKLQFAARDYVGTKTLDEVLDSRNEMANYIFDAIKDDLKKNYITITEVGIKDIILPGDMRDIMNTVLIATKKAQANVITRREEVASTRSLLNTAKLMEDNPTLYKLKEMEFIEKISDKIGSINVTGSGDIVSQLTSLLKK